The following DNA comes from Miscanthus floridulus cultivar M001 chromosome 5, ASM1932011v1, whole genome shotgun sequence.
aggttcaatacctattcggcatcttctccaacaacaaaactcaaaagagaatcatttctgcaaatgagtttccaggagagaggatacccatATTTAGGTTGTGTCTCTCAAATAACCCAAAATAAATTTTTCATATAGATACTCTATTGAAAGCTGATTTTAGATCTCTCACTATGCATTTTGAATTTGGATCGACCGTCTTAAGCCCTGTTTAGTTCCTCCTCAAACCCAAAATATTCTGGATTTTGGCCCAGCATTCTGGGAAATGGATCTAAACACCATACAGgattttttggaaaaatataCCCATTTTGAATTCTGGATTCTGGAGTCCAGAGATCAAAATAAGCCCAAATTTAGCCCAATTGCACGTGCTCTCGCACTCAACTGCTCGCCTGCTCGCTCGCAACTCCCCGGTCGCGAACGCTGTCtccgggccgccgccgccacgctgcTTGCTCGCAACTCCCCGGCCGCGAACGCTCTCTCGCCCACTCTCTCGCACGCtgtctcctcttcttcttcctctccccctctccttctcctccccctcTCCACCTACACCCACTGGCGGCGCCGCTCAAGATCCGGCAGGGACGGGCGGGGCGGCTCCGAGGCCTGCGGGGACGGGCAGCGGGGCGGCTCCAGGGCAGGGCACGTTCGGTGGCGGGCCTGCTCCGGGGCAGCGCGTATCCGGCGACGCGGGGCCGGCTCCGGGGAGCGCCGGATCTGGCGGCGGGGCGGCTATGGGGCAGAACGAGGCCGGCGGCGCGGGGCCGTCAACGAGGCGGGGCGGATCTAGCGACGGGGCCGGCTCCGGCGGCGGTGTGGCGCGGGGGCAGCGGCGGGCGACGCTGTGGGCGCGCCGAATCGGGCGGCGGGGCAGCTACGTGGTGGAGCGGGAAGAAGcacggaagaagaagaagctggtGCCTGGAAGAAGCAGCAGCTGGTGCCATCGACTGTGCCTGGAAGAAGAAGCAGCATGCATGGCAAATCTGTAATATTTGTGTTCCCATTCTTGATTTTGGGTGGAGCTAAACATGTGCATGAGATTTCTTGGATTTTGGATTTGGGGTTTCCAAAAAGTTGGAATTCTGGATTCTGGAAATTGGgagaaactaaacagggccttagccgTATATAGGGAGTGCATTGCAGTTCTCTACCACGTCTACGGCTCACGTACATTGGTCACTGCACGTGTTATCATTCAAAGTAGGAAGCGAACTGCAACCATCGTCATCATTTTTTTGGTTGTACATATGGGACCAGACTAAGGACCAATAATAAATGCGGAATTTACCTCGAGATCCAACTTCACCGACTCCAAAGAATAACCTTCACCCTGTTTACTCTACGACCCTTATAAATCGACTGATGTtattttgttgtaaaaaaaaatactatatcatgacCGGTAAGCATGCTACCATCAAACGAACATGGTGCTTACCATAGGGCTAGCACGCTCATACCGTCACACGGTACGGGAAGGAAAACCCCAAAAATGATGTGCTCGTGTGTTGGGCATGATTAAGCCAAACCATGTTTATGTTCATGTTAATTACAACATCTTCCCCTTATATTCaagatattttttaaaaaataaaacgaAATTTGAGAGAAGAATCTGCAGCTCAGGAGCGCAGCAAACCCTGCGCTGTGCGTGCAGGAGCCAGGAGGCGCAAAAATTACCAAAAGGGCCCTTCACTACTGGGCTGGCGGCTAGTCTCTCGTCGGTCCCAACTCCCAAAGGGGGAAGAGGGGAAACCGGGCGCAGCGCAGGACACGGAGAGAGAACTCGCCAGCCTAGTCTGCGCGGTGATCCGTCTCCCCTGGGGTGTTCCGCCGTGTTGCGGGCTGCGGCAGAGACAGGAGGTTGCCGTTCTCGCCGCCGCACGCCGCACGCCACGGTTCTGCTCCGCTTGATCCTGCGGCGGTGCGGCCCTGTTTTCTTTTCCCCTGTCGTTTCAGGTGGCCAGCCTTGGTTTTGCCGGTGAGTGCCGCTGACCTCGCCCTTCCCCGTATCCAATTCGATTGCGCTTAGAATCACTGCTGCGACTACGAGGATTGGCGTCCCGGTGATGTCTGCTGTTTCCTTCTAAATGTCCATACTGATGCTTAGCTTGAAGAACATAGGAGACCTGTTCCGTGATCACCGCAGCATCTAATTCGTGTGCGATTGCTCACTGGATCATCTAGTCTTGATTGATTGGAGAATTTGGTTGAATCGCTTTGGTATTACTAGTTTGTTACAAGTGGCGTTTGCAGTGTTCTGTTAATTGCAACGGCTTCAGTTGGTAAAGTGCTCTGATCCACAGGGTCCCACCGTTAATACATGGTGCTGAGGAATTAGGCCGAGCGTGAGTATGAGTGGCAGTTTGCACATTCACAACTCACAAGTGTCTCGTTTCCCTCATGGGATTATTCCGGTTCATCTGACTAGAACTTCATTATGTTTGGCACTGTCCAGGGCATCTCTTTCCCTGTTTCACCCCTGATATGCACAATTGCAGTTGAGGGAAATAGTGATATGCCTAACTTCTTTGAAGGAAGATGTTCGTGAACACCCAAATTTTCTTCCATCTGGTCATCTGGATGCATTTTACCATGTTATGTGTTCTAATCCGCTGTATTTGATTGATAATCAACACAATAGTGCACCGGGCTCAATGTTGGAGTATTTGCTATGCTCCCTCCCTTTGCTAGATGAATTAGCCATTTGTTCTTTTTTCAGAAAAGGCAATTGACCCTTTGTTTTGTGATTTGTCACCATTTGTTTTGGTACCCTCTTCTGTAGCATTTTCTTTGAGAATACCAGTAACCTCTGTTTTGATCTGGTAAATAGACGCATATTTAAATTGTGTCAAGAGAAATACCATCCATGCGGAATCATCCATGTTATGTACATATTCCTCGAAACGAGTATTTACTAAGTACATGTGCCATCAGCATTTTCTTTTTTGGGCCTAACAATTATGTTATTCTTTTTGCAGAACTCATTCCGTGGCCTCTGCTGTAGTGTACAATGGCGGCAGGAGCCACCTTAAACTGGGTTAAAACCCCATTCGACACCCGGAGATTTCATGACCAATCTAGTTTAAGGTCCTTCCAATTCTCATTGTGAGCAGTTCCTCTCAATGGCTTTCTTGCATTTTGAAACTAACACCTGCAACCATTTCTTGCAGTTTCCGATGCCGATACCCTTTTGGATCAATTCAGCCCTGGTGGCTGCCAACTGATCAAGACTCATCCCTAATCAAAGTTCGTGTGGCTGCTGATTATTCAGACTCAATGCCAGATTCAAAGTACACGAGAGATCGGGGTTATCACCCTCTTGAAGAAGTTAAAGAACGTCCAAAGAAGAAGGACCTGTTGCTGACAGATGTCGAAACAGCTAGAACAGTAGTAGAGGTATGGTAACCTGGTGCAACTAAATACTACTTGTGTTTCTTATGCACCAAGCTATTTAATGTTTCATAGGTATGGTTATGGCCTGTAGTATAGAGCTCCTCAAACTAATCCAAATATATGTTGTAAAAACTTGCACAAATTCCTCCAGGCGTAGGTAACGTTTACAATCTTCCATCTTGTCTAGGCCAATAGCAAGGGGTTGCTTGTATTTCCTGCTAGGGTACACAATGAACCTCATGGACATGTTGCTTGGTCAGAGTTTCAATATGTTGTTGATGACTATGGAGGTAATGCCTTAATGCATAGGAAAAAAATATACAGTAGAGCCTTCACAGTGCTCATCTTGTGCAGCTAACCTGTTGGTAACTTATGTACAGACATTTTCTTTGAAGTACCTGACAGCGAGAACATCTTGGAAGATGATACTGCAAACAATCCTGTGGTAAGATGTGCTACTGTGCTCACCAGCACAATACTAGTTAAAAACTAGATAATAATAATTTGCTTTCCTTGTTAGTGGTTTAGTTTTCTCGTAGGTGGATAtgtactccatccattccaaattataggttTATTTTGGCTTTTTTTAGATACATGTTCTTACTTTCTATCTAGACAGACGGACAAGTTTACATAGCTCACATATTATTCCTTAGGGCTCAAGTTGGGTAGTCCTGATGAGTGACCTTGTATCCATTATGAATAAGGCTAAAATTTAAATTATTCTTCTCTCTACGAAAAGTTAAAGTCATCTACTCATAGCAGTCTAGACTCCATAGTCTATCTGCCAGGGATCATCTGGTATTTATGTTGCATGGTAGTTATTCCTTTAAGGGCCAATGTTCACAATATAGTATCATTTGTCCCTTTTTTTCTCTATCTATGTAGGTTAGCGCAGATGCATTCTATGGTCAGTAATGTGATGTTAATGGGTTGCCCTTGTTAAGTTTTTTCAGCTCGCAAGTTTAGTGCTGCAGTCAACATGCTATAAAACAGTGTTattctgaattaaaaaaaatgggCACCAGTGCTTGGATGGATGATTTACTTGCTTGAAATGATGATTTAATAATTGCACTATTGCAGACAGTTTTGATTGGAATGGATGGACCCATTATTGGAGAAAGTAGTGTGGCGATTACTGATTTTAGTGATTACATGGATGGTGAAAATTTAATGGACGTTCCTGATGAGCACCACACCAAGGTTTGCTAACAAGCTATCTTTCCTGCTTTCAGCAGGTGCTATGGGTCATTTTTGTTATTAGCAAGAAGCACTATCATTATTGATGTTTCCTTTGTGAAATGTCCCCAGATTGATACAGAAATAACTGATATTCTCATAGAGTGGGGGATGCCTGCAACAATGCGTGCAATACATCCAATTTACTTTGCCAAATGTTTGACAAAGGTAAGCGATAAATAGTTATTGAAGAGTGCAGACACCACAAACCAGCAGCCCTTGAAATAGTGAAAATGGTCAAGCTGATAAAGATGCTATTAACGATTCGTTGAATTCGCATTACATCATGCACGATTTGAATGCACTTTAGATTGCAGACTCCAGACCACTTGGGTTGCCACATATCAAGTTCTGAAAAAAAAGCAAAGTTAGAAAATCAAGATTGTCTCTCGTTAGCTTCAGAATATGGTATGTTTCAGCAGGGACAACAAATGtcagtaaaacaaaagaaagagcgGCAGCAGTTTGATGTCTTGCTCTGAGTATCCCTTTTCTCATCAATTAGTATTGGATAAAAACTCTGCTAAAAATGGAATATATTTAAAGAACATTGTGGCTTTTATATATATGTCAATCTGCActttttttatttgtttgaaCTTTCATGTGCCGGTTTGTTGTAGAGTAAAAGCTTCACCAAAGCATGTCTCAAAGCATGAGTGGTCACAAGAGCACAGCCCTAAATGTGTCTCTCATCAAATCACTCGAGTTGCAGAGAACTAGGCAATCACGTTAGCTGCTCTTTTACTATACAGGCCATTCATAATAATAATGGGGAGAAGATGGATAGTCCATCAAATGGTCTCTCTATTGTAGGATATCTGAGACCTGCTTTCATAGAGGAAGAATCTTACTTGAGGAGCTTGTTTCATGGTGAATGCAACAGTGATGATTATTCATCTGACCGGAAAGGTACTCCCATAGCAAAATTGGATAAGAAGACGCTTCTTTCCTTCTCTCAAATCTTATTCGTCAATCCAATGCCATTTTGGATGTAGTAAATGAAACAGATGAATACAAAAGAGAAACTCGGCCAGTTTCTGGAATCAATCGCCTCATTGGTAATTTAGTTGGTTGAAATCTTGCATGTCAGCTATCCACTTTACTCCAATTTTTATTTGACTAGTATTAAGCAAATATTCAGATGGTGATAAATCAAGATTTGACTTCAATGATGCTGAAACTAGTACTGATTCAATGATCTACAAGCTGGAGATAATGACAATTGAACTGTTTTCCATGTATGGCAAGCAGGTAAGTATATCATATGACTACTTGTTCTCAGTATTGTGGCCATTACAGTTTCATATATTCTGTGGATCACTGCAGTTTATGATTGATCCACAAGATTTTCAAGATTCAGAACCAGATATCCTTGCAAATTCTGCTTCAGCGATTATAGAACGGATCAAAGAAAACAGTGACCAATGTGCAATGGCTCTCAGGTCGCTCTGTCGCAGGAAAAAGGGCCTTACTGTCGAGGTGTGTTTGTTACCACTGATGAGTTATTTTCACGTTCACAATCTCAAATTATCATTCCTATTCATGGAATGCTCTTATTTTAACCATATGTCCAAATTCAGTATTTCACTGTGAAAAGGGTATAGTCCATTTTTCAACCGCCAACTTTGGTGGTAGCTCGATTGTCAATCTTGAACTACGAAATCGAGTACCAAACACCCTTCGACTGTCAAAACTAGACAAATTTGGTCCTCTTCCTGGTTTCAAAGgtagttttctattttctaaaaataataaaaatctggATCTATCtctaaaaattcataactaatttattttaaatcagAAAATATGAACCTAGTACCAATTTTTTTCCCCTAAAAATCTTATCTTGGAGGTTGAAAAATGCACTTTACCCTAATTAAGCATGATGTTCTCACTGTTGCATTGCCAATAGGACAAGCACTCCTTTAGCATAAGCTTTGTTTGCAATCTGATATGTTCTGTAGGAGGCAAGCTTGATTGGTGTTGACAGCCTTGGTATTGATGTAAGAGCCTTTTGTGGCTTGGAAGCTAGGACCGTTCGATTTTCATTCAATGCACAGGTTAGTTATTGGGCttcataaacttttaaaattacCTCGTTTCTTTTAATGGAAGCTAGAACAATTCCTTGTAAACTTTGGTTTCAGGCGCTCTCTGAACGTTCAGCTGAAAAGAAGATCAGGCGAATGCTTTTCCCCCGTTACCAGCGTAAAAACGTGAAAACCTCTACTGAAGATGTGTCTTAATCAATCAACTGATTTTTCTTAGAGAGCATGTAAGCACCTGGTTGAAAGGCAAGGGTGTCAAGGGAATCAACCACAATATTAATGATTTGGTCTTATGCGAGTTTGCTAGGACATAGCGCACAACCTGTCGACTATGAGGATGACCAAAAGCATCAGAATACCTGATTGAGGTTTTGACCTCGCTGATGAAGGGTTGGCCATGCATGGTCTCTAACATGCTTCCAAGAATATAGTTTGGTTTCTGACAgataataaaaaacaaataagGTGCCAATTCGTGTAAAAGACGCACTGCAAGAGGAAACTGATTAGCTGACCAAGCTTTGTCAGCTACAAATTCCCAGTAATAACGAGCTGCGAGAGGAAAGGGCAGAGTAACAAGGTCTCGTTGGCCTGAATCAGTTCATCTTACCCCAACTTGTAACTACAGTAACTTTGTTGTCTCTTTCATGTCTAAATAAATGTTTTTTTTCGATCAATATGTCTGAATAAATGTAATGTAACGCAACTGTGATTATGTCGTTGGTGAACTATACAAAAACGAAAAATGATAAAGTTTCGAGTGCTTTTAGCTGTCAGAGCCTACTGTGCTCGACTGTACTCGTGTACTGTAAGAAAAACGCCGTGCAGCTTTTTTTTAGGTAAATTTACATAACAAAGAAACCCTATATGCAGGCCCTTACTTGAGCCACGTAGCTAAATATAAGTGCCTAGGCCAAAAACTTAGGTCCGCCCCTAATGGAGCCCCCAATTTAGGAGTCCGTGCGGCGCTCGTGGTGAAAGCTTGAAAATGTCAAGTGAGTCCCAATGGTCACTATCTATTAAGAGAATTTAGAGGCTTTGGTTTAGGGGTTTCTGCTGGAACAAATACAAAATAGAGAGCCAGCACCTAAATCGGAAATCGGGGTTCTGCTGGAGTTGTTCTCAGCCCATTAACCTGACTCCTTCCGCGCCGGACTGCAATCCGGCCCAAAGTAAAGCTATGTTTGGGCTTTTATGGGCCATGGTTTGGAAAACAAAGCTAACAACAGAGATTCGGTCCTTCCACATTTCCCGTGCATACCGTTAAGCCCCTCCTCGCCGGCCGGCGGCCGCAATTAAACCCGCTTCCACGAAACTAGCCGTTGTACCCGTCTCTCCCGAAAATCCATCCCGCTTGGCCGCTTCCCCTCGACGGCCACACCCCCTTCGCTCCGCTCCGATCTCTCCGGCATGGCCGCGGCCATGGCCCCGCCGTCGCAGAGCGCGGACctgatgccgccgccgccgccccctccgcccaTCCCGCCGCCGACTGCGCCCCGTCCGCGCCGCCGAGCAAGGGAAGTCAGCTCCCGGTACCTCTCAACGCCAGTCCCCTCGACCCCGCGCCTCTCTACCGCCTCCGCGGCCTCCTCCACGCGGTCGCGCTCCCCGACGCCGTCGCCTCGTGGACGGCAGCGGGCGGCCACGCCCTTCGCCAACGAGAACcacccgcccccgccgccgccgcccacgggCACCGTCGCGCGCCGGCGTGCTGTCCAGAAGCTTTTCGAGGAAACCGGGGCCGGCAATCTGCGCGCCTCGGTGGGCTCCAACTCCTCCGCCGTATCCGCAGCTACTCCGCGGCAGCTCCCGCGCTCCACCAGCGGGCCGGCCGCGCCCACCGCGCGGAGGGGGTACCCGCGCCTTCCCACGCCCGCGCGTGCTGGCTCCTGCCCAGCCTCCGCCGCGGTGGAATCCGACACCGCCTCTTGCTGCTCTTCGTCTGATACGTCGTCCACGGCCACTGACTTGTCTGAGGCCGATCGGGCGCTCGGGATGGCCCCAGCCTTGTCGTGCGAGAGCCCGCCGCTGCTGGGCCCAGCGTCCTGCCGCGGGGGGCGTCTCTCGTCAGAGCTCCGCTCGTCGGTGCCGGAGTCGGGCGGGTCCTCGCGGACGTCCAACCCACTGTGCTACCGCTCGCTCAACTTGGCACTGTCGATCTCAACGGCGATGACTGGTAAGCTGACGGCGGCAGGGAGGCCACCACAGCCGCAAGGGCCGAAGGCAGCTGATCTGAAGAGGGCGGCCATCGTGGGGGGCAGGAAGGTCGCGGGGAAGCAGGAAGACGTGCACCAGCTGCGGTTGATGGACAATTCGTACCTCCAGTACAGGTTCCTCAACGCCCGGGCTGAGGCAGCAGGCAAGGCCAAGGCGGCGGCTGCAGAGGTGAGGGGTTGTTAATGCATCGGGCCAGCTGTCACGGGGGTGGCTATCTTGTTCTGGTTGATTAAGGTGCTGACgacgatttgtttttttttttgttgggtgCAAAGAAATCCTTGTACGGGCTCGAAGAGAGGATTGCCAGCCTCAGGGTATCTGTTGCTGAGAAGAGGGCAGAGATGGAGAGGATGAAAAGGGAGCATACATTGAGTTCAGTAGTAAATGCGCAGGTAAGGCGAAGCTGGgattttctgaattttgaattGCTGCTGTGTTCAGTGTGCATTTCTTCATAATAGGTGCTAACCAAATTGCTAGATTGTTGAATCTAAGCTACCTAAATTCTTCAATCAGATAAATTATAGGGGATGTTGGGTGTCCGTTTCATGTGAAGAGAGTTAGACACTGATGTGGGAACCTCGCTCTTCACTTAAACCAAAAAAGTTGAGACTTTGAGGAATGTCACTAAATGGATATGTTTGACTACTATATCAACTGAATTCAGAAGTAGAACAACATTATTTAAATCCAGAATAGGGTTAAGTGTCCAGAATTAAATCCAGTTTTCCCATTCCGAAGtttgtttaaaaaaaaagaaaaggaaaatgtaTTACAgtttggccttgttcgcttctcttataatccgtctttttcagcttgtttttttagccgaaacagtgtttttctctcacaacaaatcagccggaacagtgtttcggcttgttttttcagcgaagcgaacagggcctttgtGTGGTactctcctttttctttttgttgtCTGTATAAAATAGACAAAATAGGTGAAGCTCTTGAAAGCCATGTATATTTTGATAGTCTGAGTTTATTTGTATCAAATCGGGTACCATGCTTTGATTTATATTTGTTTAGTGGGATATATGgtaaaaagaatatatatattgtCAATGTGAATTTTACATGTAACAGAATAGCGTTTAGTATTCAGAACTAAACCAGTTGTCCCATTTAGTTAGTATTTCTTATttttcaaaagaaaatagaaaatatattacatgATTTGTGTGTTACTCTCCTTGTTTGATTTTCTGTATAGAATATACAAAATATATAGGTGAAGCTCTTGAAAGCTTATGTGTA
Coding sequences within:
- the LOC136450867 gene encoding uncharacterized protein At3g49140-like yields the protein MAAGATLNWVKTPFDTRRFHDQSSLSFRCRYPFGSIQPWWLPTDQDSSLIKVRVAADYSDSMPDSKYTRDRGYHPLEEVKERPKKKDLLLTDVETARTVVEANSKGLLVFPARVHNEPHGHVAWSEFQYVVDDYGDIFFEVPDSENILEDDTANNPVTVLIGMDGPIIGESSVAITDFSDYMDGENLMDVPDEHHTKIDTEITDILIEWGMPATMRAIHPIYFAKCLTKAIHNNNGEKMDSPSNGLSIVGYLRPAFIEEESYLRSLFHGECNSDDYSSDRKVNETDEYKRETRPVSGINRLIDGDKSRFDFNDAETSTDSMIYKLEIMTIELFSMYGKQFMIDPQDFQDSEPDILANSASAIIERIKENSDQCAMALRSLCRRKKGLTVEEASLIGVDSLGIDVRAFCGLEARTVRFSFNAQALSERSAEKKIRRMLFPRYQRKNVKTSTEDVS
- the LOC136450866 gene encoding protein ENDOSPERM DEFECTIVE 1-like, which encodes MAAAMAPPSQSADLMPPPPPPPPIPPPTAPRPRRRAREVSSRYLSTPVPSTPRLSTASAASSTRSRSPTPSPRGRQRAATPFANENHPPPPPPPTGTVARRRAVQKLFEETGAGNLRASVGSNSSAVSAATPRQLPRSTSGPAAPTARRGYPRLPTPARAGSCPASAAVESDTASCCSSSDTSSTATDLSEADRALGMAPALSCESPPLLGPASCRGGRLSSELRSSVPESGGSSRTSNPLCYRSLNLALSISTAMTGKLTAAGRPPQPQGPKAADLKRAAIVGGRKVAGKQEDVHQLRLMDNSYLQYRFLNARAEAAGKAKAAAAEKSLYGLEERIASLRVSVAEKRAEMERMKREHTLSSVVNAQVPYLIQWGEIEGSHASCLRGATTALSNASLRLPIIGSVNANCEELTEVLKSAAQLLEPLSPCIENFLPKVEQIDDVASNLAQVIATERTLIEECGNLLYQAQNLQMRESSLRSQVMQLKQNEAK